The following coding sequences lie in one Microvirga sp. 17 mud 1-3 genomic window:
- a CDS encoding SOS response-associated peptidase, translated as MCGRYAITLPPEAYRAIFGYPEQPNFPPRYNVAPTQPVPVVLEERGERHFRLVRWGFLPSWAKDPKEFPLVINARGETLETKPTFKAALKRRRCIFLADGFYEWQRHGREKAPFLIRLRERGPMPLAGLWETYTDPAGGEIDTAAIVTTDANGVLSAIHDRMPVILSQDAIGDWLDVRDEQTDRAMRLVRPCPEEWLDMVPVSRRVNKVENDDPGVQEPLPAPEPAPVVAKRKAAKPRSSDEDEQGSLF; from the coding sequence ATGTGCGGCCGCTATGCCATCACCCTGCCGCCCGAGGCCTATCGCGCCATCTTCGGCTATCCTGAGCAGCCCAATTTTCCGCCGCGCTACAACGTGGCCCCGACGCAGCCGGTGCCGGTTGTCCTGGAGGAGCGCGGAGAGCGCCATTTCAGGCTCGTCCGCTGGGGCTTCCTGCCCTCCTGGGCCAAGGACCCGAAGGAGTTCCCTCTCGTCATCAATGCCCGGGGCGAGACGCTCGAGACCAAACCCACCTTCAAGGCGGCCCTGAAGCGGCGGCGCTGCATCTTCTTGGCGGACGGCTTTTACGAATGGCAGCGCCACGGGCGCGAGAAGGCGCCGTTCCTGATCCGGCTGCGGGAGCGCGGCCCGATGCCGCTGGCGGGCCTGTGGGAGACTTACACGGACCCTGCCGGCGGCGAGATCGACACGGCCGCCATCGTGACCACGGATGCCAACGGGGTGCTCTCGGCCATCCACGACCGGATGCCCGTGATCCTGTCACAGGACGCCATCGGTGACTGGCTCGACGTGCGGGACGAGCAGACAGACAGGGCCATGCGCCTCGTTCGCCCCTGCCCGGAGGAGTGGCTCGACATGGTTCCGGTGAGCCGTCGGGTGAACAAGGTCGAGAACGACGATCCAGGCGTTCAGGAGCCTCTTCCGGCGCCGGAGCCGGCGCCCGTCGTGGCGAAACGCAAGGCCGCGAAACCGCGCTCCAGTGATGAGGACGAGCAGGGAAGCCTGTTCTAG
- the corA gene encoding magnesium/cobalt transporter CorA — protein sequence MIIVHRPADVSKTESLERHILRPGEIIPDDALWIDLIEPTRDEDRLVEQHLAIEIPTREEMADIEPSEILYRENNARYMTARVLCNSDSETPKLIDVSFILTERALVTVRYGEPRSFAMFAARAIKPGGCRPQPEAVLDGLIEAVIDRAAEILAQIGSRIDRLSQSIFENERMGSRRAASFRAALKSIGRKGDIISNVRESMVTVERLLLFLSASMPRPQKSKDFQAEWRTAIRDVQSIEEHATFLSNKLQFLLDATLGLVTIEQNDIIKLFSVVSVIFLPPTLVASIYGMNFQIMPELHWEFGYPLAIILIVVAAILPYVFFRWKRWL from the coding sequence ATGATCATCGTCCACAGGCCGGCCGACGTGTCGAAGACGGAATCCCTGGAGCGGCACATTCTCCGGCCCGGAGAGATCATTCCGGACGATGCCCTGTGGATCGACCTGATCGAGCCGACCCGGGACGAGGACCGGCTCGTGGAGCAGCATCTCGCGATCGAAATCCCGACCCGGGAGGAGATGGCCGATATCGAGCCCTCCGAAATCCTCTATCGCGAGAACAACGCCCGCTACATGACCGCGCGGGTCCTTTGCAATTCCGACAGCGAGACGCCTAAGCTCATCGACGTCTCGTTCATCCTGACGGAGCGGGCCCTTGTGACGGTCCGCTACGGGGAGCCGCGGTCCTTCGCGATGTTCGCGGCCCGGGCCATCAAGCCGGGGGGCTGCCGCCCGCAGCCGGAAGCCGTCCTCGACGGACTGATCGAGGCCGTCATCGACCGGGCGGCCGAGATCCTGGCGCAGATCGGATCGCGGATCGACCGGCTGTCGCAGTCCATCTTCGAGAACGAGCGGATGGGCTCGCGCCGGGCGGCGAGCTTTCGGGCCGCCCTCAAGTCCATCGGGCGCAAGGGCGACATCATCTCGAACGTCCGCGAGAGCATGGTCACGGTCGAGCGGCTCCTGCTCTTCCTCTCGGCCAGCATGCCGCGTCCCCAGAAATCCAAGGATTTTCAGGCGGAATGGCGCACCGCCATCCGCGACGTGCAATCCATCGAGGAACATGCCACCTTCCTGTCCAACAAGCTGCAGTTCCTGCTCGATGCCACCCTGGGCCTCGTCACCATCGAGCAGAACGACATCATCAAGCTGTTCTCGGTGGTCTCCGTGATCTTCCTGCCCCCGACCCTGGTGGCGTCGATCTACGGCATGAACTTCCAGATCATGCCGGAACTGCATTGGGAGTTCGGCTATCCGCTGGCCATCATCCTGATCGTCGTCGCGGCGATCCTGCCTTATGTGTTCTTCCGCTGGAAACGCTGGCTCTGA
- a CDS encoding NAD(P)-dependent oxidoreductase: MSLKGKTLFITGASRGIGLAIGLRAARDGANVAIAAKTAEPHPKLPGTIFTAAEEIEKAGGKALPLTVDVRDEEAVKEAVARTVETFGGLDIVVNNASAISLTRTLQTEMKRFDLMHQVNTRGTFMVSKYAIPHLEKAENPHILMLSPPLDMKEKWFAPHLAYSLAKYGMSLCVLGLAGELREKGIAVNALWPRTTIATSAVRNLLGGEEIVQASRTPEILADAAHAVFLKPSRTFSGHFLIDDTFLKGEGVTDFEKYRVDPAKPLMPDFFVPDGA; the protein is encoded by the coding sequence ATGAGTCTCAAAGGCAAGACGCTCTTCATCACCGGCGCCTCCCGCGGCATCGGCCTCGCCATCGGCCTGCGCGCCGCGCGGGACGGCGCCAACGTGGCCATTGCGGCGAAGACCGCCGAGCCGCACCCGAAGCTGCCCGGCACCATCTTCACGGCTGCCGAGGAAATCGAGAAGGCTGGCGGAAAGGCGCTGCCCCTGACGGTCGACGTGCGGGACGAGGAAGCCGTGAAGGAGGCCGTCGCCCGCACGGTCGAGACCTTCGGCGGCCTCGACATCGTGGTCAACAATGCCAGCGCCATCAGCCTGACGCGCACGCTGCAGACCGAGATGAAGCGCTTCGACCTGATGCATCAGGTCAATACGCGCGGCACCTTCATGGTGTCGAAATATGCAATCCCGCACCTTGAGAAGGCCGAGAACCCGCACATCCTCATGCTGTCGCCGCCCCTCGACATGAAGGAAAAGTGGTTCGCACCCCATCTCGCCTATTCGCTCGCCAAATATGGCATGAGCCTGTGCGTGCTGGGCCTCGCCGGGGAACTGCGTGAGAAGGGGATTGCCGTGAACGCGCTCTGGCCGCGCACCACCATCGCGACGAGCGCCGTGCGCAACCTCCTGGGCGGTGAGGAGATCGTGCAGGCGAGCCGGACCCCTGAGATCCTGGCCGATGCGGCCCATGCGGTCTTCCTGAAGCCGTCACGGACCTTCTCGGGCCATTTCCTCATCGACGATACCTTCCTGAAAGGGGAGGGCGTCACGGATTTCGAGAAGTACCGGGTCGACCCGGCTAAGCCCCTCATGCCGGACTTCTTCGTTCCGGACGGGGCCTGA
- a CDS encoding acyl-CoA dehydrogenase — protein sequence MTYRAPVSDIAFTMRHVAGFDRALGEGLYGDLSDDLAQTILEEAGRFAADVIAPLNREGDRHGVTLKDGEVITAPGWKEAYRAWTEAGWNALPGPVDFGGQGLPILLNSACVEMWNSASMAFGIGPVLTMGAIEALISHGTDALRERYLAKLVSGEWTATMNLTEPQAGSDLAALRSRAEPVGDGTYRIRGQKIFITYGEHDLTDNIVHLVLARLPDAPAGTRGISLFLVPKVLPDGTRNDLRCAGIEHKLGIHGSPTCTMAFGDHEGAIGWLVGEENRGLACMFTMMNNARLAVGLQGVAIAERAYQQALAYAKERRQGRAPGHAGDGMSPIVEHPDVQRNLLTMKALTAASRAICYMTAGALDRAHLARDEAARRRAQEQASLLTPVAKAFSTDIGVEVASLGVQVHGGMGYIEETGAAQHLRDARIAPIYEGTNGIQAIDLVMRKLPLSGGDTVRAQIAAMRAVVARIVREGTPLFGNTAPRLRDAVECLDRATGHLLKLVLANAPAEALAGATPYLRLFALAQGGAALAEAALAANRMIGEGDTDPAHAGRIALCRFFAENIAVGAKGLEDTVLGGAGFLHDAPAVLAG from the coding sequence ATGACCTACCGCGCCCCGGTCTCAGATATCGCCTTCACGATGCGCCATGTGGCGGGTTTCGACCGGGCCCTGGGGGAGGGGCTCTATGGCGACCTCTCGGACGATCTGGCGCAGACCATCCTGGAGGAGGCGGGCCGTTTCGCCGCTGACGTGATCGCCCCCCTCAACCGCGAGGGAGACCGTCACGGCGTGACCCTGAAGGACGGGGAGGTGATCACGGCGCCGGGCTGGAAGGAGGCCTACCGGGCCTGGACGGAGGCGGGCTGGAACGCCTTGCCCGGACCGGTGGATTTCGGCGGCCAGGGTCTTCCGATCCTGCTCAACTCCGCCTGCGTCGAGATGTGGAACTCCGCCTCCATGGCGTTCGGCATCGGGCCGGTCCTCACCATGGGCGCGATCGAGGCCCTGATCTCCCACGGAACCGATGCGTTGCGCGAGCGCTATCTCGCGAAGCTCGTCTCCGGCGAGTGGACGGCGACCATGAACCTCACGGAGCCCCAGGCCGGCTCGGACCTCGCGGCGCTCCGCTCCCGCGCCGAACCTGTCGGTGACGGCACCTACCGCATCCGTGGCCAGAAGATCTTCATCACCTACGGCGAGCACGACCTGACGGACAACATTGTCCATCTTGTCCTCGCCCGCCTGCCCGATGCACCGGCCGGGACTCGGGGCATCTCGCTCTTCCTGGTCCCGAAGGTTCTCCCCGACGGCACCCGCAACGACCTGCGCTGCGCCGGCATCGAGCATAAGCTCGGCATCCATGGCTCGCCCACCTGCACCATGGCGTTCGGCGATCACGAGGGCGCCATCGGCTGGCTCGTAGGCGAGGAGAACCGCGGCCTCGCCTGCATGTTCACGATGATGAACAATGCCCGTCTTGCGGTGGGCCTCCAGGGTGTCGCCATCGCGGAGCGCGCTTACCAGCAGGCTCTCGCTTACGCGAAGGAGCGCCGCCAGGGCCGCGCGCCGGGCCATGCCGGTGACGGGATGAGCCCCATCGTCGAGCACCCGGACGTGCAGCGCAACCTCCTCACCATGAAGGCGCTCACCGCTGCGTCACGGGCGATCTGCTACATGACCGCCGGGGCCCTCGACCGGGCCCATCTCGCCCGGGACGAGGCGGCACGACGCAGGGCGCAGGAGCAGGCCTCGCTCCTGACGCCTGTGGCGAAAGCCTTTTCGACCGACATTGGGGTCGAGGTCGCGTCCCTGGGCGTCCAGGTTCATGGGGGCATGGGCTATATCGAGGAGACCGGCGCGGCCCAGCACCTGCGCGACGCGCGCATCGCGCCGATTTATGAAGGCACCAACGGCATTCAGGCCATCGACCTCGTCATGCGCAAGCTCCCGCTCTCGGGTGGCGATACGGTCCGGGCGCAGATCGCCGCCATGCGGGCCGTCGTCGCCCGCATCGTGCGCGAGGGCACGCCCCTTTTCGGCAACACCGCGCCGCGCCTGCGCGATGCCGTCGAGTGCCTCGACCGGGCGACCGGCCATCTCCTCAAGCTCGTCCTGGCGAACGCGCCCGCCGAGGCACTCGCGGGCGCGACGCCTTACCTGCGCCTTTTTGCCCTGGCCCAGGGCGGCGCGGCCCTGGCCGAGGCGGCTCTTGCGGCCAACCGGATGATCGGCGAAGGCGATACCGATCCGGCCCATGCGGGCCGCATCGCCCTATGCCGCTTCTTCGCCGAGAACATCGCGGTCGGCGCGAAAGGGCTCGAGGACACGGTTCTCGGCGGCGCCGGCTTCCTGCACGATGCTCCTGCGGTCCTCGCAGGCTGA
- a CDS encoding L-threonylcarbamoyladenylate synthase, with protein sequence MNDRGSMVTQRLAADEAGLARAAEILRDGGLVAFPTETVYGLGADATRAEAVAGIYAAKERPRFNPLIAHVDGLPAALSQGIFNATARHLAEAFWPGPLTLVVPVAPGCTVSDLARAGLDSVGLRVPSHPVARALLTAVGRPVAAPSANRSGRVSPTAADHVLGDLDGRIAAVLDGGETQVGVESTIVSCLEDKPRLLRPGGVPREAIEAAIGMKLEAKPTAGDGPLAPGMLASHYAPRAQVRLDAEEIQPGEAALLFGPAQPRGIGNALAIRNLSETGDLAEAATHLFSFLRQLDASGAQAIAVAPIPEAGLGEAINDRLARAAAER encoded by the coding sequence GTGAACGATCGCGGGTCAATGGTGACGCAGCGCCTTGCGGCGGACGAAGCCGGCCTCGCCCGTGCGGCCGAAATCCTGCGCGACGGCGGGCTGGTGGCGTTCCCGACCGAAACCGTCTACGGCCTTGGCGCCGACGCAACCCGCGCGGAAGCGGTCGCCGGGATCTATGCGGCCAAGGAGCGCCCGCGCTTCAACCCCCTGATCGCTCATGTAGACGGCCTGCCGGCCGCGCTCTCGCAAGGGATTTTCAACGCGACGGCCCGACACCTGGCGGAAGCCTTCTGGCCCGGCCCGCTGACCCTTGTGGTCCCGGTCGCGCCGGGCTGCACGGTCAGCGACCTGGCCCGGGCCGGGCTCGACAGCGTCGGGCTGCGGGTCCCGTCGCATCCTGTCGCCCGGGCGCTGCTTACTGCTGTGGGACGCCCGGTCGCGGCGCCCTCAGCCAACCGCTCGGGACGGGTGAGCCCGACGGCGGCCGATCATGTGCTGGGGGATCTCGACGGGCGCATCGCCGCAGTGCTCGACGGGGGCGAGACCCAGGTCGGCGTGGAATCGACCATCGTGTCGTGCCTCGAGGACAAGCCCCGCCTGCTCCGTCCGGGCGGCGTGCCGCGGGAGGCCATCGAGGCGGCAATTGGAATGAAGCTGGAGGCCAAGCCCACGGCGGGCGACGGGCCGCTGGCCCCAGGAATGCTCGCCTCCCACTACGCGCCGCGGGCGCAGGTGCGCCTCGACGCGGAGGAGATCCAGCCCGGAGAGGCGGCCCTCCTGTTTGGCCCCGCGCAGCCGCGCGGCATCGGGAATGCGCTCGCGATACGCAACCTGAGCGAAACGGGCGACCTCGCCGAGGCCGCCACGCATCTCTTCTCGTTCCTCCGCCAGCTCGACGCCTCGGGTGCACAGGCCATCGCGGTGGCGCCGATCCCCGAAGCGGGGCTGGGCGAGGCGATCAACGACCGTCTCGCCCGGGCGGCTGCGGAGAGGTAA
- the wrbA gene encoding NAD(P)H:quinone oxidoreductase, translating into MAKVLVLYYSSWGHIEQMAYAVAEGVREAGAEVVVKRVPELVPEEVARNAHYKLDQPAPVATVDELPQYDAIIFGTPTRYGNMTAQMKNFLDQTGALWASGALVGKVGSVFASSATQHGGQESTILTFHPVLLHLGMIIVGLPYAFAGQMGVEEVKGGSPYGASTIAAGDGSRQPSAVELEAARYQGRHVAQIAAKVAK; encoded by the coding sequence ATGGCGAAGGTTCTGGTTCTTTACTATTCGTCCTGGGGTCACATCGAGCAGATGGCCTATGCGGTCGCCGAGGGCGTCCGGGAGGCGGGAGCCGAGGTCGTGGTGAAGCGCGTTCCCGAGCTTGTTCCCGAAGAGGTTGCCCGGAACGCCCATTACAAGCTCGATCAGCCGGCGCCCGTCGCGACCGTCGACGAGCTTCCCCAATACGATGCCATCATCTTCGGCACGCCGACCCGCTACGGCAATATGACGGCGCAGATGAAGAACTTCCTCGACCAGACCGGGGCCCTCTGGGCCAGCGGCGCCCTCGTGGGCAAGGTGGGATCGGTCTTCGCGTCGAGCGCCACCCAGCATGGCGGGCAGGAATCGACCATCCTCACGTTCCATCCCGTGCTCCTGCATCTCGGCATGATCATCGTGGGCCTGCCCTATGCGTTCGCGGGACAGATGGGCGTCGAGGAAGTGAAGGGCGGCTCGCCTTACGGCGCCTCGACAATTGCGGCCGGCGACGGCTCGCGTCAGCCGAGCGCGGTCGAGCTCGAGGCTGCCCGCTACCAGGGCCGCCACGTGGCGCAGATTGCCGCAAAGGTCGCGAAGTAG